A genomic segment from Nicotiana sylvestris chromosome 1, ASM39365v2, whole genome shotgun sequence encodes:
- the LOC138881500 gene encoding uncharacterized mitochondrial protein AtMg00810-like, whose translation MQAVLHLLRYLKRTSDFGLFFRNSSDLSLKVYCGSDWASCADNRRSATGFCVFLGDCLVSRKSKKQLVISLSSAEAEYMAMSKATIEVTWLSKLFYDFGLPSSSPHPLYCDNYAALHIAHNPVFS comes from the coding sequence ATGCAAGCTGTTTTACATCTCTTGAGGTATTTGAAAAGGACTTCTGACTTTGGGCTATTCTTCCGTAATTCTTCTGACCTTTCTTTAAAAGTATATTGTGGTAGTGATTGGGCTTCTTGTGCTGATAATAGAAGATCTGCAACTGGTTTTTGTGTTTTTCTTGGTGATTGTTTGGTGAGCCGGAAATCCAAGAAGCAACTTGTGATCTCTCTTTCTTCTGCTGAAGCTGAGTACATGGCCATGAGTAAAGCTACAATTGAGGTTACTTGGCTTTCAAAATTGTTTTATGATTTTggtcttccttcttcttctccccATCCTTTGTATTGTGACAACTATGCAGCTTTGCACATTGCCCACAATCCAGTTTTTTCATGA
- the LOC104216033 gene encoding uncharacterized protein → MVMNRKIIQLLLVLFLCLIYDGVRGTKLSDEQEDLELEMQLERLNKPAIKTIKTEYSDIYDCVDFYKQPAFDHPLLKNHNYHPQMNSLFVKESDSTMSTSNKLPGIRLADGGCPVGTVPIRRTTKEDLIRHKLLPPPEDIMVDSPLTYRENSIDSKKRRYKPLQGYKLAIIHTADNPNNKFGGGAMTTSVYNPHVEDQQHSACRLKIIKGTNIIQVGWRVDPTLYGDNATRLYIHFQNGTNACFNLLCPAFVLVNREVVIDGALNPVSQRGEKIFEMRLSINWDQNKGNWWLFSTDTNIPIGFWPREVFDDFDYFATRVEWGGVVYSPPGIREPSMGSGFSPIRDTLYDAFCRNITLLSDKGDNINVGQLPIYANGPNLYNAIDIPNGGDYFKHVMVYGGPVCFGDFSKTMSQSSSSLNRSIWRCRCGLAANYFMVWTPLNAGRRFFKCPKHEDEKYSYWEWQDEEVPPRISNLMCSLKKKKEALICERNVLQRKVADLENVMMLVDHGGIESLELKMIMNRKIIEQFLFMLYLCSSYDGVRGRKLPNQDKLELEKRLKLLNKPAIKTIKTKFGDIYDCVDFYKQPAFDHLLLKNHNYHPQMKPSLFVKESDSTMSTSNKLSGIELPDGGCPVGTVPIRRTTKEDLIRHKLMPPAENVMVDSPLTHRENSIDSKRRRYKPLQGYKIATVHTDDDNPNNKFGGASMAA, encoded by the exons ATGGTAATGAATCGAAAGATTATACAACTTTTGTTGGTTCTCTTTCTGTGCTTGATTTATGATGGGGTTCGAGGAACAAAGTTATCCGATGAACAAGAAGATCTAGAGTTGGAGATGCAACTAGAACGTCTAAATAAGCCTGCAATTAAAACGATTAAG ACTGAATATAGCGATATATATGATTGTGTGGACTTCTACAAGCAACCTGCATTTGATCATCCATTATTGAAAAATCACAATTACCATCCTCAG ATGAACTCGTTGTTTGTGAAAGAGAGCGATTCAACTATGTCGACAAGTAATAAGTTGCCAGGAATAAGATTAGCAGATGGAGGTTGTCCTGTTGGAACTGTTCCTATCAGAAGAACAACGAAAGAAGATCTTATTAGACATAAACTTTTGCCCCCACCAGAAGATATAATGGTCGACAGTCCACTTACCTAT AGGGAAAACTCCATTGATTCGAAAAAAAGAAGATACAAACCTTTGCAAGGGTACAAG CTTGCAATCATTCATACAGCTGACAATCCAAATAACAAATTTGGAGGAGGCGCGATGACAACTAGTGTCTATAATCCTCATGTCGAAGATCAACAACATAGTGCATGTCGTTTGAAAATAATTAAAGGAACAAATATTATACAAGTTGGTTGGAGA GTTGACCCAACCTTGTATGGTGACAACGCGACTAGGTTATACATACATTTCCAG AATGGTACAAATGCTTGTTTCAACTTGTTATGTCCTGCCTTTGTACTTGTAAACCGAGAAGTAGTTATAGATGGAGCACTTAATCCCGTTTCACAACGTGGAGAGAAAATATTTGAGATGAGACTTTCAATAAATTgg gACCAAAATAAAGGAAATTGGTGGTTGTTCAGCACAGACACTAATATACCAATTGGTTTTTGGCCTCGTGAGGTGTTTGATGACTTTGACTATTTTGCAACAAGAGTAGAGTGGGGCGGAGTCGTATATAGTCCACCAGGAATACGTGAACCTTCCATGGGTTCAGGATTTTCTCCCATTAGAGACACTTTATATGACGCATTTTGCAGAAATATTACACTTTTAAGTGATAAGGGTGACAATATTAATGTAGGTCAATTGCCAATATATGCAAACGGCCCTAATTTATACAATGCTATAGATATTCCTAATGGTGGGGATTATTTCAAACATGTGATGGTTTATGGTGGACCTG TTTGTTTTGGAGATTTCTCTAAGACAATGTCGCAAAGTTCGAGTAGCTTAAATAGGTCGATTTGGAGGTGTCGTTGTGGACTTGCTGCTAATTATTTCATGGTGTGGACTCCTTTAAATGCTGGGAGAAGATTTTTCAAGTGCCCTAAGCATGAG gATGAAAAATATTCCTATTGGGAATGGCAAGATGAGGAGGTTCCTCCTAGAATTTCAAATCTTATGTGCAgcttaaagaagaagaaggaagctCTAATCTGTGAAAGAAATGTACTCCAAAGAAAAGTTGCCGATCTTGAGAATGTTATGATGCTCGTCGATCATGGTGGAATAGAATCCTTGGAATTG AAAATGATAATGAATCGAAAAATTATAGAACAATTTTTGTTTATGCTCTATCTATGCTCGAGCTATGACGGGGTTCGAGGAAGAAAGTTACCCAATCAAGACAAGTTAGAGTTGGAGAAGCGCCTGAAACTTCTAAATAAACCTGCAATTAAAACGATTAAG ACTAAATTTGGAGATATATATGATTGTGTGGACTTCTACAAACAACCTGCATTTGATCATCTATTACTGAAAAATCACAATTACCATCCTCAG ATGAAACCATCTTTGTTTGTGAAAGAGAGCGATTCAACTATGTCAACAAGTAATAAGCTGTCAGGAATAGAATTACCAGACGGAGGTTGTCCTGTTGGAACTGTTCCAATAAGAAGAACAACCAAAGAAGATCTTATTAGACATAAACTTATGCCACCAGCAGAAAATGTCATGGTCGACAGTCCACTTACTCAT AGGGAAAACTCCATTGATTCAAAAAGAAGAAGATACAAACCTTTGCAAGGGTACAAG ATTGCGACTGTTCATACTGATGACGATAATCCAAACAACAAATTTGGAGGAGCTTCCATGGCAGCA